TGGTTCCCTGAATTTCAGTTTTGAATAGCGATATCTTACCCATCATATCTTAAAGACCCTATAATACCATAATATATAGGCTAACCTGTGGCTTCTAGAGCTTctaggtggtgatgcatccagtgaggatgctctcaatcgctgtgccattgagagcatcctcactggatgcatcaccacctggtacggcaacagcaccgctcacaaccgcaaagctctccagagagtagtgcggtgtgctgaacggataattggaggtgagcttccctccctccaagacatctacaggaagcggtgcctgaggaaagcggggaggatcatcaaggactccagtcaccccagccataaactgttcagactactaccatcaggaaggaggttctgcagcatccggtcccgtaccagcagactgagagacagctttttccatcaggccatcagactgctgaacacttcatagacacctcaccctcactactggaacttcaacattatgcactccatactgtatataaataccactgttttgcacataccaacctctttatattttatatatcttattttattgtttactttatttcatttgtaaaacatgtatatacatactatatacacactcaaacacacacacgtagaaaaacatatttagtatacacattcagtaatgtatatacctttacatattgtacatatatttattactttttagattagccatttttatattttgcttgttttacattattgtattttgcacaactctgttgcttgtgaagctcgcacacaagaatttcactcacatgtactgtaccagtgtacctgcacatgtgatgtgacaataaaagtgatttgatttgatttgatttgatttctaAAACTAGAATCAGAGCCACAGCCTTCAACTATCAGGACACTGTACTGTGGATCTTGCTcacagtttggattcaggacaTAAACATCAGTTGATGAAACTAGGCTACGAAGAGAGGTGATGATCagtcagcagcagagaaagatCTCTACAGATCATGACAGTGTCGATGGAAAAATATAGAGAAGGTCAGAAGGAGCTtcagtgtgtctttgtggatctagaGAAAGCATCTGATGGGGTGCCAAGAGGGGAACTGTGCCACTGCatgaggaagtcaggagtgGCAGACAAGTATGTGAGGGAGGTGGAAGACATGTACAGCgagacagtggtgaggtgtggAGTAGGAGCGACTAATGAGGTTAGGCAGGAGCTTCTGTGAACCATGATGTTTGCAGACGATATtctgatctgtagtgagagcagGAAAAGGTGAAAGAGAGGAATGATGGAATTATGCAGTGAAAAGAAGCCAGAATACAAGCGTCTGAATGAAAGGGACACAGGTGGAAAAGTGAACATGCAAAGAGTAGAGATAGTGAAGGTatatgagtttaaatacctggggtcatCCATCCAAAGGAACAGACATTATATCAGAGGGTTAGGTCATGATTTTGTGTTCTTGACTCTTATTTTGCATTGTGATTGCTATGTTGGAGTGAAATAATTAAATCCATTAAAGCGAGTGGCCAAAGGAGAGGCAGCATTGTAATATCCACTAAAACAGATCTTtataactgaaactgaaaacaaaactgaagttattGCAAAAGATGAAGTCCAATCAGTAAATGGACACTACCACAATCAGATGTAGCTTTCTTAAATTTTTATgagatgtatttattttgatCTGTCCCACTTTCACTGCTCAGAGGATAATGAGCCTGCAGAAACGTCTGACCACATTAGTGACCAACATTCAAACTGCAGCCGACGCCAAAGAGATGGAGCGAAGGTCAGGGATGGAGGACAACTGCAGAATTAGGTACGTCTTTTAAATTGTTCTCAGTGTTCAAATCAAGCTTTCTCCCATGCAGAAAACCCAGTGCTAAAGTGCCTGGTGTTAAATTGTACTATTCTTTTCCATCAAACAGAGAGGAGCGACTGAAAAATGATGCTAAGGCCTGTCAGGAAAAGGTTGAGGAGCTCACAAAAGGGTGGTCTATAGTTAATCAAAAGGTGGTTCATTCAGAACTGCAGAGTGTTCTGgacagccagcagcagctgtgtgctgCAGTGATAGAAGACAAGAAAAAACTCATAAGGGAGCTCCAACAGGTAAATTTTACACAAATGAGTAAAAGCATGATTTCATGGAGTTTGCATTTGTACCTCAAAGCCATTGTTTATAACTTGGTTCCCTTTTCTGCACTGTGCTGAACAGGAGCGCCGGGTCAAAGAGGATCAGTATTTGAAGAACTTGAGAAGGCTCGATGAGGAGATCAAACTGATGCTCGACAGGATGCAGCAACAGTTTCAAAACCTGTCCGAGGCCTACAGAGAGGAGCTCACACAACTTCAGGTAGAACCAGATCTGAGTCACAAAGGAGCTTTAAATGATTTTTAGTGCTTCTGAATCAGTGAGCTGATCACATCTTTGCCTTATTTcagtttgactttttgtttttaattctgctTAGTTACGGTTAGTTTCTattgtgagtttgtgtgtttcagtttagattttatttgtttgaaaatgtttagttttatttttagttgagtttttattagtttcagtttagGAAAATCACTGCAGGTATTACgataaaaacaaatccagtGTCTGCATAAatacatcaagacatcacatctTGTGTCATGCACTTATGCATACTGCATATATCTACTACTTACTTTGCTTGTaaaaagtggttatttgagGTACTGCTCCCTtcttatcagctcaaagcagtctggctgtTTTCCTGTAACCTCTATCATCAAcgaggcattttcacccagggAACTACCACTCACCaattattttctctatttcaaagcattctctgtaaaccttagAGATGGTTGTGCAGCAATATCCCATTATATCTATGTTATCTAGATTCTTATTAATAATCTAATGATTGTCCTGTTTTTGGCAGGGAGTTTATCAGCAGGAAATTGAAGTCTTACTTGCCAAAGACAAGGCTAAGCTGGAAGAACATATGAAGGAACATTGGGACACAGAGGTTAGGattatttaaattaatacacacacacttaactTGTCATTGATGCTAATATGTTACATATATCAGCTCTGTATGTAATGAATGTAACCTATTTCTAGCTGGAGAGTctgatggagaggaggaggacggtagAGGAGTCTGAAAAGACAGTTCATGATGTTATGTTGGAGAATACCACCAAAATCAAACTCATGCAGCTGGAAGAAAATGCAAAGTCTCAGGTTTGTTTTACCCCAGTGCTTTATTACAATATGATGAAGCCTTGATGTTCTTTGGTGCTGAAACTGCCTCAGAAACCAGGGACATGGTATAGAGTGGTAGTGGTTGTGCTGCAAAAAATAAGATCAGTGTTTTACCACTCGATGTAAATGAACGCTCAGTCTTGAGATGGCTTTTCTTGCTTTTACAGGCTCGGCTGAGAGAGCAACAACAGATGAAAGGCAAATCTGTAGTTTTAAATCTTAAACAACTTGAACATGGCAACAAGAATGCAGCATATAATGCCAAGCTGGGAGAAATGAAGGGCAAAATATTAGggtattacagtttttctcagacagaaacacacataaatacacatacATGTCCAAGTTATGATGGTATCTTTTTGTTTCAGCGCTTCGAAAGAGGTGAAAAACTTAAAAACCAAGTATGCCAAACAAAAGGACAAGTTTATGAAGCAGAGACAGTATTTGTCTGAGGTCCACAAACGCTCCCGCCAGCACTATGAACGCATACAGAAGGAAGTCAGGTAAGTaagtgttaataataataataatgataataatattaaaaataataacctaattcttttatttttttctgttcaacTTCAACCCTTCCTTGCTTCATGTAGGTACACCACAGCCGCTGATGCCCGAAAGTTTGAGGAGATGTGGGTAATGATGGAGGAAGAGGTGACACAGCTAGCGGAGAAGGCTTTGGCCATTGACTCTCTGATCTGCAAGCACCTTGGTTTAGCCTGGGAACGTCCTTCAGCTGCCTTCATGGAGTCACCTGGTCCCCGCAGATCTCAGGAGCATGACACTAACCCCACCAGTCACCCCTGGCAAACCAGGCATCTTTCACACTGCAGCCAGAGGATGATGGATGCATCAGTCGGGCCCAGCCTGGAGAGGGACTCAGAGCACGGC
The genomic region above belongs to Pelmatolapia mariae isolate MD_Pm_ZW linkage group LG15, Pm_UMD_F_2, whole genome shotgun sequence and contains:
- the drc1 gene encoding dynein regulatory complex protein 1 isoform X2, with translation MCAWASSFKGKEDPTEEGNEELKIKMEEEKTDVKKRIMSLQKRLTTLVTNIQTAADAKEMERRSGMEDNCRIREERLKNDAKACQEKVEELTKGWSIVNQKVVHSELQSVLDSQQQLCAAVIEDKKKLIRELQQERRVKEDQYLKNLRRLDEEIKLMLDRMQQQFQNLSEAYREELTQLQGVYQQEIEVLLAKDKAKLEEHMKEHWDTELESLMERRRTVEESEKTVHDVMLENTTKIKLMQLEENAKSQARLREQQQMKGKSVVLNLKQLEHGNKNAAYNAKLGEMKGKILGASKEVKNLKTKYAKQKDKFMKQRQYLSEVHKRSRQHYERIQKEVRYTTAADARKFEEMWVMMEEEVTQLAEKALAIDSLICKHLGLAWERPSAAFMESPGPRRSQEHDTNPTSHPWQTRHLSHCSQRMMDASVGPSLERDSEHGTGVEEGELSSETLMKVMELLCDETGFLVEDKLRKLLVPMEKNEQTTVKLHSLFAVLGLEEKDLAKLAEFLLMYKRQQGEQTVGHFVEEAEATENSATADSTSRLINPNNILPALQRFLEQHRKSVHERSSLSHPARDTSVEEAYWDRLGNIITEDKLKLWDAAERELKQYEEVLMDISELVPETEFLRQQNTELRMQLQQILSSTRSPN
- the drc1 gene encoding dynein regulatory complex protein 1 isoform X3 translates to MEEEKTDVKKRIMSLQKRLTTLVTNIQTAADAKEMERRSGMEDNCRIREERLKNDAKACQEKVEELTKGWSIVNQKVVHSELQSVLDSQQQLCAAVIEDKKKLIRELQQERRVKEDQYLKNLRRLDEEIKLMLDRMQQQFQNLSEAYREELTQLQGVYQQEIEVLLAKDKAKLEEHMKEHWDTELESLMERRRTVEESEKTVHDVMLENTTKIKLMQLEENAKSQARLREQQQMKGKSVVLNLKQLEHGNKNAAYNAKLGEMKGKILGASKEVKNLKTKYAKQKDKFMKQRQYLSEVHKRSRQHYERIQKEVRYTTAADARKFEEMWVMMEEEVTQLAEKALAIDSLICKHLGLAWERPSAAFMESPGPRRSQEHDTNPTSHPWQTRHLSHCSQRMMDASVGPSLERDSEHGTGVEEGELSSETLMKVMELLCDETGFLVEDKLRKLLVPMEKNEQTTVKLHSLFAVLGLEEKDLAKLAEFLLMYKRQQGEQTVGHFVEEAEATENSATADSTSRLINPNNILPALQRFLEQHRKSVHERSSLSHPARDTSVEEAYWDRLGNIITEDKLKLWDAAERELKQYEEVLMDISELVPETEFLRQQNTELRMQLQQILSSTRSPN
- the drc1 gene encoding dynein regulatory complex protein 1 isoform X1 gives rise to the protein MVCELEVQVLCMASSFKGKEDPTEEGNEELKIKMEEEKTDVKKRIMSLQKRLTTLVTNIQTAADAKEMERRSGMEDNCRIREERLKNDAKACQEKVEELTKGWSIVNQKVVHSELQSVLDSQQQLCAAVIEDKKKLIRELQQERRVKEDQYLKNLRRLDEEIKLMLDRMQQQFQNLSEAYREELTQLQGVYQQEIEVLLAKDKAKLEEHMKEHWDTELESLMERRRTVEESEKTVHDVMLENTTKIKLMQLEENAKSQARLREQQQMKGKSVVLNLKQLEHGNKNAAYNAKLGEMKGKILGASKEVKNLKTKYAKQKDKFMKQRQYLSEVHKRSRQHYERIQKEVRYTTAADARKFEEMWVMMEEEVTQLAEKALAIDSLICKHLGLAWERPSAAFMESPGPRRSQEHDTNPTSHPWQTRHLSHCSQRMMDASVGPSLERDSEHGTGVEEGELSSETLMKVMELLCDETGFLVEDKLRKLLVPMEKNEQTTVKLHSLFAVLGLEEKDLAKLAEFLLMYKRQQGEQTVGHFVEEAEATENSATADSTSRLINPNNILPALQRFLEQHRKSVHERSSLSHPARDTSVEEAYWDRLGNIITEDKLKLWDAAERELKQYEEVLMDISELVPETEFLRQQNTELRMQLQQILSSTRSPN